A portion of the Deinococcus planocerae genome contains these proteins:
- a CDS encoding GNAT family N-acetyltransferase has translation MRVEIRPIERADLPGVLALCAAEGFGSYAEDAEVTWRALTNPGVTSLVAVEKGRVLGVAQMLGDGVIQAFLVLLVVHPDMRGRGLGRRLVEEACARAGGKRVDLLAEEGAEAFYTRFAHRRKPGFRLYPDPPR, from the coding sequence GTGAGGGTGGAGATCCGGCCCATCGAGCGCGCCGACCTCCCGGGCGTCCTGGCCCTGTGCGCGGCGGAAGGTTTCGGGTCGTACGCGGAGGACGCCGAGGTTACCTGGCGGGCCCTGACCAATCCGGGCGTGACCTCGCTCGTCGCCGTGGAGAAAGGCCGGGTGCTCGGCGTGGCCCAGATGCTCGGTGACGGGGTGATCCAAGCATTCCTCGTGCTGCTCGTCGTCCACCCGGATATGCGGGGGAGGGGCCTGGGGCGGCGGCTCGTGGAGGAGGCGTGCGCGCGGGCGGGAGGCAAGCGGGTGGACCTCCTCGCCGAGGAGGGGGCGGAGGCGTTCTATACCCGTTTCGCGCACCGCCGCAAGCCCGGCTTCCGCCTGTACCCGGACCCGCCGCGCTGA
- a CDS encoding magnesium transporter CorA family protein, with protein MIRAKTLDGADLAWNGETGGVWVDAQGVTEEELARLRAAFPLNRLAVEDALEQGHWSRAEGYPEHAFITVRSFTRPEEPDEFTERVSIFAFPHAVLTLSSAGTRALNNVWNLVGRESVNTPGEVVYELLDQTADTFFVLADTLEERVDALEEEVFQNRRHNPIPKVFDLKHLLAQARRLSADAREATLLLTRHSDPGSADLLRYRDAQDSFTRASGRLDGLRDHLTGLLDLHLGLQSQRMNEVMRTLTAVSVIFLPLTFLAGVWGMNFHFIPELSWRYGYALAWGSFLLIGGLLAYSFKRRGWW; from the coding sequence ATGATCCGCGCCAAGACCCTCGACGGAGCCGACCTCGCCTGGAACGGGGAGACGGGGGGCGTCTGGGTGGACGCGCAGGGCGTGACGGAAGAGGAACTCGCCCGCCTGCGCGCCGCCTTTCCCCTCAACCGCCTCGCCGTGGAGGACGCGCTGGAGCAGGGCCACTGGAGCCGGGCGGAGGGCTACCCCGAGCACGCCTTCATCACGGTGCGCTCCTTTACCCGGCCCGAGGAGCCTGACGAGTTCACCGAGCGCGTCAGCATCTTCGCCTTTCCCCACGCCGTGCTGACCCTCAGCAGCGCGGGCACCCGGGCGCTGAACAATGTCTGGAACCTCGTGGGCCGCGAGAGCGTGAACACGCCGGGCGAGGTCGTGTACGAACTGCTCGACCAGACCGCCGACACTTTCTTCGTCCTCGCCGACACGCTGGAGGAGCGGGTGGACGCCCTGGAGGAGGAGGTTTTCCAGAACCGCCGCCACAACCCGATCCCGAAGGTCTTCGACCTCAAACACCTGCTCGCCCAGGCCCGCCGCCTGAGCGCCGACGCCCGTGAGGCCACGCTCCTCCTGACCCGCCACAGCGACCCGGGCAGCGCCGACCTGCTCCGCTACCGCGACGCGCAGGACTCCTTTACCCGCGCGAGCGGTCGCCTCGACGGCCTACGCGACCACCTCACCGGCCTGCTCGACCTGCACCTGGGCCTGCAAAGCCAGCGCATGAACGAGGTCATGCGGACGCTCACGGCGGTCAGCGTGATCTTCCTGCCTCTCACCTTCCTCGCGGGCGTGTGGGGCATGAACTTCCACTTCATCCCCGAGCTGTCGTGGCGTTACGGATACGCCCTCGCGTGGGGCAGCTTCCTCCTCATCGGCGGGCTGCTCGCCTACTCCTTCAAGCGGCGGGGATGGTGGTGA
- a CDS encoding fluoride efflux transporter FluC yields the protein MAGGALGAAARYGVTLALAPVVARTGFPVSILLVNVLGSFLLGLTVALVGRGLWPEAARLAFGTGVLGAFTTFSTFSVDVDGLLGRGAAGFAALYVGLSVVLGVMAAVLGRLLGARL from the coding sequence ATGGCGGGTGGGGCCCTGGGGGCGGCGGCGCGGTACGGGGTCACGCTCGCGCTGGCGCCCGTGGTGGCCCGAACCGGCTTTCCCGTCTCCATCCTGCTCGTCAACGTGCTGGGGTCTTTCCTGCTCGGGCTGACCGTGGCGCTCGTGGGGCGGGGGCTGTGGCCGGAGGCGGCGCGGCTCGCCTTCGGGACGGGGGTGCTGGGCGCCTTCACCACCTTCTCGACCTTCAGCGTGGACGTGGACGGGTTGCTGGGACGGGGCGCGGCGGGCTTCGCCGCCCTGTACGTGGGGCTGAGCGTGGTCCTCGGCGTCATGGCGGCGGTGCTGGGCCGCTTGCTGGGGGCGCGGCTGTGA
- the xseA gene encoding exodeoxyribonuclease VII large subunit: protein MTGRKRKSKAETTRPPEHFLELADVLNYVGQVIARGVPGGVWVRAEVASITDRRHLYLDLVQLEDGVEVAKCRATLWARERSLLEGKFRRATGGTLTAGLKVLLFCTAEFHPQYGFSLNVVDLSPEFTLGDAQLKLETLRETLTREGVYGLNRSLPAPTDFARVAVVSPVGAAGLGDFRRETDPLEAAGVVEFLYLEATFQGREASASLTDAIREALEAHGEETLDALVVIRGGGAVTDLAWLNDLEVGRALATFPAPVITGLGHARDDTLPDEVACVRTDTPSKAAGLVVRTVVGAAAQAQEDARLIRAHAREALVNAEAGAQWALDRAVGSARRHADAARAEVDALMRQALGLTPERTLARGYALVRDGAGRPVTRAAGVRAGQGLTLEFQDGTVEVRAAGES from the coding sequence GTGACCGGGCGCAAGCGGAAGAGTAAGGCGGAGACGACGCGCCCGCCCGAGCATTTCCTCGAACTCGCCGACGTGCTGAACTACGTCGGGCAGGTCATCGCGCGCGGGGTGCCGGGCGGCGTGTGGGTGCGGGCGGAGGTCGCCTCGATCACCGACCGCCGCCACCTGTACCTCGACCTCGTGCAGCTCGAAGACGGGGTGGAGGTCGCCAAGTGCCGGGCGACCCTCTGGGCGCGCGAACGCTCCCTTCTGGAGGGCAAGTTCCGCCGCGCGACGGGTGGCACGCTGACGGCGGGGCTCAAGGTCCTGCTCTTCTGCACCGCCGAGTTCCACCCCCAGTACGGCTTCTCGCTGAATGTGGTGGACCTGTCACCCGAGTTCACCCTGGGAGACGCCCAGCTCAAGCTGGAGACCCTGCGCGAGACGCTGACACGCGAGGGGGTCTACGGGCTCAACCGCTCGCTCCCCGCCCCCACCGACTTCGCGCGGGTGGCGGTGGTCAGCCCGGTCGGCGCGGCGGGCCTGGGCGACTTCCGGCGCGAGACCGACCCGCTGGAGGCGGCGGGGGTGGTCGAGTTCCTCTACCTGGAGGCCACCTTCCAGGGCCGCGAGGCGAGCGCGAGCCTGACGGACGCGATCCGGGAGGCTCTGGAGGCACACGGGGAGGAGACGCTGGACGCCCTGGTGGTGATCCGGGGCGGTGGGGCGGTGACGGACCTCGCGTGGCTCAACGACCTGGAGGTGGGCCGCGCGCTCGCCACCTTTCCGGCGCCCGTGATCACGGGGCTCGGCCACGCCCGCGACGACACCCTGCCCGATGAGGTCGCGTGCGTCCGCACCGACACGCCGAGCAAGGCCGCCGGGCTGGTCGTCCGCACGGTGGTGGGGGCCGCCGCGCAGGCGCAGGAGGACGCCCGCCTGATCCGCGCCCACGCCCGCGAGGCGCTGGTGAACGCAGAGGCGGGGGCGCAGTGGGCGCTCGACCGCGCCGTGGGGTCGGCCCGCCGCCATGCCGACGCCGCCCGCGCCGAGGTGGACGCCCTGATGCGGCAGGCCCTCGGCCTGACCCCCGAGCGGACGCTGGCACGCGGTTACGCCCTCGTGCGGGACGGGGCGGGCAGGCCGGTCACGCGGGCGGCGGGGGTGCGGGCGGGGCAAGGGCTCACGCTGGAGTTTCAGGACGGGACGGTCGAGGTGCGGGCGGCGGGAGAAAGTTGA
- the argR gene encoding arginine repressor: MLSKEQRQKRIQDIIARESVSTQAELVERLRAEGVQVTQATVSRDINELRLVRLPIGKGRHRYALAQVSGHNDVRDQLERLFQNFVRDVDRGENMLVIRTADGHATGVALLLDKLRRDDIVGTIAGEDTIFVVARTTTEGEALMEELHALMLG; this comes from the coding sequence GTGCTCAGCAAGGAACAGCGTCAGAAGCGCATTCAGGACATCATCGCGCGGGAGAGCGTCTCCACGCAGGCCGAACTTGTCGAGCGGCTGCGCGCGGAGGGCGTGCAGGTCACCCAGGCGACGGTGAGCCGCGACATCAACGAGCTGCGGCTGGTGCGGCTGCCCATCGGCAAGGGGCGCCACCGCTACGCGCTCGCGCAGGTCAGCGGGCACAACGACGTGCGCGACCAGCTCGAACGCCTCTTCCAGAACTTCGTGCGCGACGTGGACCGGGGCGAGAACATGCTCGTGATCCGCACCGCCGACGGCCACGCCACGGGGGTCGCCCTGCTGCTCGACAAGCTGCGCCGCGACGACATCGTGGGCACCATCGCCGGGGAGGACACCATTTTCGTCGTCGCCCGCACGACCACCGAGGGCGAGGCCCTGATGGAGGAACTCCACGCCCTGATGCTGGGGTGA